The following are encoded in a window of Novosphingobium sp. THN1 genomic DNA:
- a CDS encoding TonB-dependent receptor, translating into MRTSRLCLLVSASIIATFAARSAAAQEQSAADTAASDPNEIIVTAQKRAQSVQDVPIAITAVAGSSLGTLQMRSGTELARQTPNLSVSVLGNEDQPKFSVRGIAQSAFDLNASSPTGIFYDEVFVRASFLGGAQLFDMDRVEVLRGPQGTLFGKETVGGAVSYVTRAPQFDNSGFISGELGNYSYVGLQGAANTQLVEDRLALRVSFNTSDSDGFVKNLLPGGRDKSNFNKVAIRTALKYKDDAGFDATLRYSYTRSSPEAVGTNVTGYLPGNTNAFGFDPRRDPVTGKLLDAREGYYDRDGRIRVRGDGVSLTLNKDLGNVTLTSISSYLKGYFLNEVDGDGSAANLLALDFEARTKEYMQDLRLTTKFDGPFNVIAGLFYFRDTLDNLFHVSQFNGAFDGRQTYRQTRTSYAAYMDGTYDFSPSFSLYGGIRVTHDKATMRNFRSVVNIPGLGIPNTNVDYTETQPSGRLGLRYKPSSDFMAFAQYARGYRSGGFNGGALVFPGDLNTAKPEFLDAYEVGIKSRLLDRKVTLNLSAFHYQFKDQQFINSISVINQALVNAGRSRINGVEAEINASITPQFRLSAGMGYLDAKYTRLVLNGANLAGNRMIEAPKFSFSGAADYTVPLDGSTELTLHGDMVHKSSQFFTAYNADVFPFSLGRTPGFEEYNARIGLSLNEGKYELGLWGKNLSDNKTLVGVGIETNTNLRFGTVPYPRRYGVDFQAKF; encoded by the coding sequence ATGCGCACCAGCCGCCTTTGCCTGCTCGTTTCGGCCAGTATCATTGCAACGTTTGCGGCGCGATCTGCGGCTGCACAGGAACAGTCGGCCGCCGATACGGCCGCAAGCGATCCCAACGAAATCATCGTGACCGCACAGAAGCGCGCGCAGAGCGTGCAGGACGTGCCGATCGCGATTACGGCGGTGGCTGGATCATCGCTCGGCACCTTGCAGATGCGCAGCGGGACCGAACTGGCGCGCCAGACGCCGAACCTTTCGGTGAGCGTGCTGGGCAACGAGGATCAGCCAAAGTTTTCTGTGCGCGGCATCGCGCAATCGGCCTTCGATCTCAACGCCTCGTCGCCCACCGGCATCTTCTACGATGAAGTCTTCGTGCGGGCCTCGTTCCTCGGCGGTGCGCAGCTGTTCGACATGGACCGCGTCGAAGTGCTGCGCGGCCCACAAGGCACGCTGTTCGGCAAGGAAACGGTGGGCGGTGCAGTCAGCTACGTCACGCGGGCGCCGCAGTTCGACAACTCGGGCTTCATTTCGGGCGAGCTTGGCAACTACAGCTATGTCGGCCTGCAAGGCGCGGCGAACACGCAGCTGGTCGAGGACCGGCTGGCCCTGCGCGTTTCGTTCAATACCAGCGACAGCGACGGCTTCGTCAAGAACCTGCTGCCCGGCGGCCGGGACAAGTCGAACTTCAACAAGGTCGCGATCCGCACCGCGCTGAAGTACAAGGACGACGCCGGCTTCGATGCCACGCTGCGCTACAGCTACACGCGCAGCTCGCCCGAGGCGGTTGGCACCAATGTGACCGGCTATTTGCCCGGCAACACCAACGCTTTCGGTTTCGACCCCCGCCGTGATCCTGTGACCGGCAAGCTGCTGGATGCGCGCGAGGGGTACTATGATCGCGATGGCCGCATTCGCGTGCGTGGGGACGGCGTCAGCCTTACGCTGAACAAGGATCTCGGCAATGTCACGCTGACCTCGATCTCGTCATACCTCAAGGGCTACTTCCTCAACGAGGTGGATGGCGATGGCAGCGCGGCAAACCTCCTGGCGCTCGATTTCGAGGCGCGGACCAAGGAGTACATGCAGGACCTGCGCCTGACGACGAAGTTCGATGGACCGTTCAATGTCATCGCCGGCCTGTTCTACTTCCGCGATACGCTGGACAACCTGTTCCACGTCTCGCAGTTCAACGGGGCGTTCGACGGGCGGCAAACCTATCGCCAGACGCGCACCTCCTATGCTGCCTACATGGACGGCACTTACGACTTCTCGCCTTCCTTCAGCCTGTACGGCGGGATCCGCGTGACGCATGACAAGGCGACGATGCGCAACTTCCGTTCGGTGGTGAACATCCCGGGCCTTGGCATTCCCAACACCAACGTTGACTACACCGAGACCCAGCCGAGCGGTCGCCTTGGCCTGCGTTACAAGCCGTCGTCCGATTTCATGGCCTTTGCGCAATATGCCAGAGGCTACCGCAGCGGCGGCTTTAACGGTGGCGCGCTGGTGTTTCCGGGCGACCTGAACACGGCCAAGCCCGAATTCCTCGATGCCTACGAAGTGGGGATCAAGAGCCGGCTGCTCGACCGCAAGGTCACGCTGAACCTTTCGGCCTTCCATTACCAGTTCAAGGACCAGCAGTTCATCAATTCGATCTCGGTGATCAACCAGGCGCTGGTCAACGCGGGCCGTTCGCGCATCAACGGCGTGGAAGCCGAGATCAATGCCAGCATAACGCCACAGTTCCGCCTTTCGGCAGGGATGGGTTATCTCGACGCCAAGTATACGCGGCTGGTGCTGAACGGTGCCAACCTTGCGGGCAATCGCATGATCGAAGCGCCAAAGTTCTCGTTCAGCGGTGCGGCCGATTATACTGTCCCGCTTGACGGCTCGACCGAACTGACGCTCCATGGCGACATGGTGCACAAGAGTTCGCAGTTCTTCACCGCCTATAACGCCGATGTCTTCCCCTTCAGCCTTGGCCGCACGCCGGGGTTCGAGGAATACAACGCGCGCATCGGCCTGTCGCTCAACGAGGGCAAGTACGAACTGGGCCTGTGGGGCAAGAACCTGAGCGATAACAAGACTCTGGTTGGCGTCGGCATCGAGACGAACACCAACTTGCGCTTTGGCACGGTGCCCTATCCGCGCCGCTATGGCGTCGACTTCCAGGCAAAGTTCTGA